The DNA sequence GGGGCGCCTGGTCCTGGTCGGCGGCACGGAAGAGGACCTCGTCGCCCAGATCGGTGACCAGCTTTCCTAGTTCGGAGATCTGGCGTGCGACGGCGACGACATCGGGTGAGCGGTGGGTGTCTCCCGGCACCGGCAGCTTGCCGCGCTGGGCGTCGAAGGCGGAGGCCGTGGCGCGCAGGGCCAGGGCGTCGGAGAGTGGGGTGTTGTCCACGGGGCGTTCCAAGGTGGGGACGGTCGGATGGGCTGGGTTGGTGGGGGAGGACGGCTCAGCCGTGGGTGCGCGAGGGCGGTCGTGCGGCTGATGGCGTGGAGGCAGGGCCTGGGCATTCCGAGGGCCGTGCGGCCGGTCGCGCCGTGCTGCGGGCGAGCGCGGCGTGGACCTGCGCCGTCGGGGGCCCGTCGGTCGCCGGCGTGGGGGACGGCGCCGGAGCGTGGTGGCCGTTCGCGGTCTGCCAGCGGGCGCGCACGTTGTCGAGCGGCCCGAGAGCGTGCAGGGCGTGGCTGATGAGCCGTCCGGGGGCCAGGGTCTCGTTCTCGGCCAGGGCGCGGATGGCGCGGGCGGAGGTGGCGGCCGTACGGGCGACGGAGGAGCGCATGATCTGTTCGCCGAGCCACTCGGCGCTGCCGGCTCCGGCGCCGTCGCATATGGCGGAGAGCTGTTCGGTGGTCAGCGTGCCGTCGGCGAGCAGACCGCGCCGCTGGGCTTCCCACAGCACCGTTATCCGGTCGATGGGTTCGCCGCGGTGGTGCAGCGCTCCCAGGCAGCGGTAGAGCTGGCCGTGGGCGGGGTCGGCGAAGTCGTCGGGTCGCAGCCAGCCGACGACTTCGTCCATCGCCTTCGGCTGCTCGACCAGGACCGCCAGCAGGAACTGCTCGTCCTCGGCGACCTGACTCGCTCGTACCGGCGGCGGCGCGACTGGAGCTGTGGGGGGCGGTGTCGCCGGGGCGACCGGGCGCGGTTCGGACCCCCAGCGGCGCGCGAGGTCTTCGAGCACTCCGGCCAGGACGTCCGCATGGTGCAGCGCTCCTTCCACCTCACCTTGGAGGGCGTCGGCGCGGGCTGCCTGGTGGAGGCGGATCGCGTGCGCGGTCACGCTGCGGTGGATCGCTCCCTCCAGCACCATCCGGCCGTACACCGGGGCGTGCTCGGGTCGCGGGCAGGCCGAAATCAGGATGTGGGGATACACGGCGGTCAGCCCTCGGACATGGTTGCCGGCCTCGGCGACGGCGTCCGTCACCCAGGACAGCGGCACGCGTTCTCCGGTCGCCACGGCGGGATGGCTCTCGGTCCGGAGCTTGCGCAAGGCGGCGAACAGCGCTTGGTGGATGGGCCGGTAGAAGTGATCGGGCGCGAGCCAGTCCAGGTGCGTGAGCTGGCCGGGGTCGAGCAGCACCGAGCCGAGCACCGCCTGCTCGGCACTCAGCAGCGGGTTCATCGCTGCCGCCCGGGGCGGGGAGACGGCGGGTCGTCCTGCTGCGAGTGGAGATCGGCGACGGCTTGGTCGGCGGCGGTCATCGCGTCGGCGAAGCGGTCCAGCTCGCCGGTGAACGTCGGATCGGTGGCGAGGATCGATCCGGAACCAGTGACCAGCCACCACTGGCCACCGCGTCGGACGACCGGTGACCGGGCGAGGCGTTCGGAACGCGCCAGAGGAGGGGACGGAGTGCGCGAGGACACGAGGGGACTCCTGAGCAGGTAGAGGGGAGGGGCAGGCTGTGAGGTCGAACGTCGGCCCGGACGGGGGTGCCGGAGCGGCAGGACCAGGGCGGGCAGCCGTCCGGATCGCCGTTCTCCAGTTCGGCGTCCGCGAGCGCGTCGAAGATGTCGCCCTGACCCGGTCGATCGGGGCCTGGTCCAGAGGCCGACGGCTGCGATGCGGATACGCCTGGCCGGGCAGCGGCGTGCCCTCCTTCAGCGGCGACGGCCGCGGTCGAGAGCCGTCTGCGCGGACGCCGGGAGGGGCGGCGTGGTGGGCGGTGGAGTGTGCGGTGTGGGGCGGTGGGGTGTCGTGGTGCGTGCGATGGCGGCTCGGACTCGTGGGGAGGTGTCGTCGGTGTGCTGGAGGGCGTTGGCGGTGTCGGTGAAGCGGCGCCAGGCGTAGTCGGAGCGGTCCGCGGTCCAGGCCGGCGCCCGGGCGACGAGGGCTTCGGAGAGGGCGGCGACGTCGTTCTCGGGTGCGGTGCCGCTTGCGAGGAGGGGACCGGCGGGGGACCACAGGTCGATGCGCCATTCGTCGCCGAGCCGGACGGCGCTGACGAAGCCGTCGTCGGGTGCCGGCTGGTAGGTCCACATGTGGGCGTGGACCGTCCAGCCGGGTCCGGCGAAGGCGGGTGGGGCGGGCTCGGGCAGCGGTTCGGGTGTGCCGACCTCGAACAGGTCGAGCAGCGGTCCGTCGTTGAGAGCCGCGTCCATGAGCCGCAGCGCGTCGTCCGTGGAGACGTCCTGGCATCCCTTGAGCGCGACGAGGACGGTGCGCAGGGTGCTGAGGTGTTCCCGGGCGTCGCCGGGGTCGAGCCGGTCCTCGGCGGGCCCGTCCTGGAGTAGCCAGTGCCGCACCGACGCCGCCTGGGACCGCAGCGATTCGATGTCCCTGGCAGAGAGCCGTTCCGGCAGGCGTTCGACGCGGTGGACCAACTGCCAGTAAGGCTTGAGATGTTCACTGACGACGTGGCGGGCGATGCGGTCGATCTGGGGGCGGAAGCCGGCCACGGCCCCGGCGCGGACCCGGTCGTCGTGGTGGCGTAGATCGGTGAGCAGGCGCATGTAGGCGTCGCGGGTGTCGATCCGGTCGCGGACGGCGGACTCGTAGGCCCGGTTGAGGAGTTCCAGATCCGACAGTTCCTGCGCTCCGGACTCGGGGTGGTGGGCTGCTTCGCGCCGGAGGGCGGCGACGCGCTCGGCGGCGGGGACGTCCCAGACCCCGCTCATGCCGCACGCCCGAAGCCGGAGTTGTTCGCCTTCGCGAGTGCGCGGTCGGTGATGGTGGCCGTGGCGGCGGCGGAGGCAGGCGCGATGGTCTTCGCCGACGGCTCCTTGTACCAGGGCTTGAGGTCGAGCAGCGCGATGCGTAGGCCGGTGGCCAGGAGGAGTGCCTTGCCCTTGGGCAGCGCACGGATCGCGTCGGGGGCGAGGATCCGCTCGGTGCGCATGGACACGGACGTCGACTTGCCGCTGTCGGAGTGGGAGACGGAGACGGTCCGTACCTCGTGCTCCCCGATCGCGCGGCTCAGCTTGTCGGCGAAGTCGATGTCGTCGATGCCGGAGCCGACGATCTTGACCGTGGCGGCGCTCCAGAGTGCGTCCATGCCAGCCTCGCCCCAGCATCGCTGGCCCTGCCGGTAGGACTGCAGGATCGTCATCGGGATCACGCCCCGTGAGCCCAAGTGGCTGTACAGGTCGGGGAGATCGGAGATCTTGCACACGTTGGCGGCCTCGTCGAGGACGCACAAGGCGGGCGGGTCGAGCCGCCCGCCGGAGCGCTCGGCGACGACCACGGCCGCGCGCATCACCGCGTCGGCCGCCGCCGCGATGATCGCCGATGCCGAGCCGCCGCCGTCCTTGCTGAGCAGGTACAACGTGTCGCGGGAGGTGGCGAACGCGGAGGGCTTGAACTCCGGAAGGCGCTTGTCGGGTGTGACCCAGGCGGCGATGTCCGGGTCGAGCAGACAGCTCGCGTACTGCCGCGCGGTCTCGTAGATGCCGTCCCGCGTTTCCGTGGCCCCGCTGACGGTGCCCTGGAGCTGGGCGGCGACCGCCTCGTGGCCGGCATCGGTGAGCAGGTCCACCGGAGTGCGGTCGGCGGGGGAGGCGAGCCAGGCCAGGACATCGGTGATCGGGCGCCGGTGGCTCGCGGCGGCCAGGAACAGCGCGCCCAGCGTGTTGCTCGCGGCGGTGGACCAGAAGTCGGCACCGCTGGACTCGTCGACGCTGGCGGCGACGAAGTGCCCGGCCAAACGTTTCGCCCCGGCCAGGTCGCGGGCGTCGGCCAGGATGTCCCACCACATCTCGCGCGGATGGTGGGCGATCTGCTGCGGGTCGAGCGTCCAGATCGTGCCGACCTCGGCGCGGGCGTCCACTGTCGCGGTGAAGGCGTCGTTCGCCGCCTTGTTCGAGGTCAGCAGTACCGGGCCGGGAGCGGCGAGGATCGCCGGGATCGCCAGCCCGGACGTCTTGCCGGAGCGCGGGGCCATGATCGCGACGATCACGTCCTCCCAGGAGGCGCGGACCTCGGCCCGGCCCGGGGAGTGCGTGCCGACGAGGATCCCGCGGTCCGCGGGATCGACCTCCTTCGGTTTGAGGCCGGAGAGGCTCGGCCGCAGGCTCTTCGCCTTGGCGGCGATCTCCCTGTCCAGCAGCGGGGCGAGATCCCGCCTGCGGGCGAGGCC is a window from the Streptomyces capillispiralis genome containing:
- a CDS encoding DnaB-like helicase N-terminal domain-containing protein; amino-acid sequence: MNPLLSAEQAVLGSVLLDPGQLTHLDWLAPDHFYRPIHQALFAALRKLRTESHPAVATGERVPLSWVTDAVAEAGNHVRGLTAVYPHILISACPRPEHAPVYGRMVLEGAIHRSVTAHAIRLHQAARADALQGEVEGALHHADVLAGVLEDLARRWGSEPRPVAPATPPPTAPVAPPPVRASQVAEDEQFLLAVLVEQPKAMDEVVGWLRPDDFADPAHGQLYRCLGALHHRGEPIDRITVLWEAQRRGLLADGTLTTEQLSAICDGAGAGSAEWLGEQIMRSSVARTAATSARAIRALAENETLAPGRLISHALHALGPLDNVRARWQTANGHHAPAPSPTPATDGPPTAQVHAALARSTARPAARPSECPGPASTPSAARPPSRTHG
- a CDS encoding type IV secretory system conjugative DNA transfer family protein translates to MPAPRTSAPSTTTGSDALLYLLFGVLGVGIAFGSLAWLTGNLTNSLVGTGTWAPFEATNALLHPDVLWPHLGPTALLVGARLVPGLLSVCLTVTGLVVWLRLRGGAKNGLARRRDLAPLLDREIAAKAKSLRPSLSGLKPKEVDPADRGILVGTHSPGRAEVRASWEDVIVAIMAPRSGKTSGLAIPAILAAPGPVLLTSNKAANDAFTATVDARAEVGTIWTLDPQQIAHHPREMWWDILADARDLAGAKRLAGHFVAASVDESSGADFWSTAASNTLGALFLAAASHRRPITDVLAWLASPADRTPVDLLTDAGHEAVAAQLQGTVSGATETRDGIYETARQYASCLLDPDIAAWVTPDKRLPEFKPSAFATSRDTLYLLSKDGGGSASAIIAAAADAVMRAAVVVAERSGGRLDPPALCVLDEAANVCKISDLPDLYSHLGSRGVIPMTILQSYRQGQRCWGEAGMDALWSAATVKIVGSGIDDIDFADKLSRAIGEHEVRTVSVSHSDSGKSTSVSMRTERILAPDAIRALPKGKALLLATGLRIALLDLKPWYKEPSAKTIAPASAAATATITDRALAKANNSGFGRAA